A region of Zeugodacus cucurbitae isolate PBARC_wt_2022May chromosome 5, idZeuCucr1.2, whole genome shotgun sequence DNA encodes the following proteins:
- the LOC128922378 gene encoding serine protease persephone-like: MKNKPILFGLFFALLHATSTKGADPDDGSLTINVDAVKDTDSFLSLSKAIEGKQSLIDDQLAKSTAVATPQKRSAELACEKITNDLRSIGESTFDDLPYSVLGLHSDNQSKFCRGALIDKRFIIMGASCVSTHNVEGVSFDFDLESKKIKAVHIHPDFSSETPFLNNIALIELESDVAYTSKWYPVCLYTSQVNSERYFMGLNGGIQIVADTECFNKTGTHLKPLKYHRILSGRSIFVVQENFPKRKLFGRIATDSVNVESFVITKVFDHLDFIESIVWPKSGN; encoded by the exons atgaaaaataaaccgATATTATTTGGACTTTTCTTCGCGCTACTCCACGCAACGAGCACGAAGGGGGCTGACCCTGATGATGGGTCTTTAACAATTAATGTGGACGCGGTAAAGGATACAGACAGTTTTTTAAGTTTATCCAAAGCAATCGAAGGAAAGCAAAGTCTAATAGATGACCAGCTTGCCAAAAG TACAGCTGTTGCCACACCTCAGAAACGCTCAGCAGAACTTG ctTGTGAAAAAATAACTAATGATTTGCGATCGATTGGAGAGAGCACATTTGATGACTTACCCTACTCCGTCCTCGGCCTTCATTCTGATAACCAATCTAAATTTTGCAGAGGCGCTTTGATTGACAAACGTTTTATAATAATGGGAGCAAGTTGCGTATCAACTCACAATGTTGAGGGAGTATCATTCGACTTCGATTTAGAATCGAAGAAAATAAAG GCAGTTCACATACATCCCGATTTCTCTTCAGAAACACCTTTCCTTAACAATATTGCCTTGATTGAACTGGAGAGTGATGTGGCTTACACTTCCAAATGGTATCCAGTGTGCTTATATACATCTCAAGTGAATTCAGAGCGTT attttatgGGATTAAATGGGGGAATTCAGATTGTAGCAGACACTGAATGTTTTAATAAGACCGGTACTCACCTGAAGCCTTTGAAATATCATCGCATTTTGTCTGGTAGATCAATATTCGTAGTTCAAGAAAATTTTCCCAAACGCAAATTGTTCGGACGTATAGCAACGGATTCTGTCAATGTTGAATCTTTTGTGATAACAAAAGTGTTTGATCACTTGGATTTTATAGAAAGCATTGTATGGCCGAAGAGTGGCAATTGA